ATAGTAGTATCAAGGACCGGCCTTTGTCCATGGTACGTCGATATACTTCTCATATACACTTACCTGCCAACACAAATATTGAAATCTTTGGTCTGACTCAACTTGCAATGGCTGGCCTGGGTACATGGGGTGATCAGTCGAAGTTTGATCTCTCTCtcctgcttcttcttcttgtatTGAGACATTGGGCAATCCTGTGGGTGTTCTGAAAAGGCTCGCGATTGCCACTGTCATGGGGGACAGCATTGGAAAGGCCTTGTAAGCTTCAATCATCCCAACTCATCGCTTCAACGCGTCACACCTGGGATTCAATTTTGAGGAAAGACAAAACCCAAGATGAGAGAAAGATTCAAGTCATTTTCACAGCACATATCCCCGACAATCAACACATCTCATGTACACATGCACAACCCTGGGGGGGAGTCACGTACGGAGCCAGTCCCGGCCCACGGACCACAAAAACCACACATAAAACCGGAGCACCGGGCCCGCCCCACTTTATCGCAAGAAAATTTGGTAAAAATCTCTTCACATTGCAACTTTCAACCCTACTTAATGACTCAATTGCCGACTGCTTCCAACAAACCAGCAGGTCCATCGGATCAGCTTCCAATAACCCGCCTTGCTAGCTCAATCGGTAGAGCGTGAGACTCTTAATCTCAAGGTTGCGGGTTCGACCCCCGCGTGAGGCTCAAATCCTCACCGCGATTGGCAAAGCCACTCATCGGGTTAATCTTTTGCTTTTTGTTCGTCGTGGAAGGATGGTATTGTCTGCTCTTTCTTGCTTTTGGGTATGTGTTATGTTGTATAGTGGTGGCCCACCTAAACGTAAGTCAACAACGAGTCTCGTAACCTTCCTTGGCATGTTAAGTTGGTCAAAAACAGTGTATTAGCAGTATTGCTGTGATGATATCTCGCCCTGGTACGCCCATCTTTTCTAGGCAAACGCTCCGACAATGGCCATGAGTGATGCTCCGCCAACCACAGCCATGTAGGCATTCAGCCGTTTCCGCCCCTGTAGAATCTTGTAGCTCTTCTCTGAGAGGAAATCTTCGGCTAGCAGCTGGACCAGTCCAGCAAAGAGGAGCAACCCAGCCGAGATGGCGTTCATGAATCCAACCATCAGCAACCCGGTCTGGCTCATGGGGTCGTACAGATTATGCACAATGAGACCAATGAGCTGACCGAGCGGCGTCGTGCCTCCGAACGCGAGAACCATGAGCCATGGCCGCGCCGAGGACCGGGGTAGTTGGATGGCGGCGATTCGGCTGCCGAGTGCGAGTCCCTCGAATGTCTGGTGGAAGCTGATGGCGATGAGGAAGACGATGAAGGTCGGGCCCGTCGCGACCGAAATGGCCATGCCGATGAAGACGCTGTGGAAGAGAATGCCTCCTTCTAGTAGCAGACATTGGCGGAGAAGCTTGCTCTGCTCCTCTTCCGTGACGATCTGGGGTGCGCCGGGGGTAACTGTAATCTTTGGACGGATGCCGGGTGAGCTCCGCCGTCTGGGCTCGTCGGCCGGGGTTGGGTCCAACTCATCGACGTCGAGGTCAATGTCCgattcgtcgtcgtcaaagCTATCTCGACCGTTGGCAAGGCTATCGTTCGCTTTCGCACGCGTCGGCGTCGAGCTCGGCAAAGGCGATGCGCCGGCCATGAGCCCCTGAGTAGAATCCATGTTATCGAGGCTGATGTCTTCCGGCCGGTGAGAGCCGTGTCTGTGCGACGCCAAGCTTCCTGCGGCATGCGTGTTTGCTGCAGAATGCCCGGTGCCCTCTTCGTCGTCCCAGTACTCGTACTCGTGTGAATGGGAGTGGGAGTGACCGGCCCCGCGGGTGGCTAGGTAGGACTCGAGCGCGACGACGGAGAGTGCTGCCACCATAGCGATCAAGCCTGCCATCTGGGGGTAGCCTTTGTTGAAGACGAACGGGAGACACGGGTCGGTGAGTGAGGTGAAGGCGGTCGGGAGGAGGTGGACGAAGGACGTTGCGAGGAGAACGCCGGTGCCGAAGTGCTGGCAGTAGAAGAGAATTATGCTCTGCGGTCGGCCTTTGGAGGTTCTTCTGGGGAGTAGTGGAATTCCGCATGCTATCAATCATTAGCAAGCGCTCCATCAAATGACATTGAACCAAGAGCTTGGGCGGGAACTCCTCCCGAGTGTTCCGTCGCAGGCCATCATGGTCTCGCCAGGTATCGTCGAGCTGTAGAAACCAAAAAAGTGTCGCTTACAGATTGTACTCAGCGCCAATATCAAGATCAGCGCGCCAATATGCAGCGCGGTATCGTAGGACTCCTTTCTAGATGAACCGCATTGTGGCTTCGTTGCTTCTGCCGCAGCAGCTTCGGCATTCGTGACTGGAGGTCCATGTCGCTTGGATAGCTCGGCGAGGAGGAATTCAGTCGGTATCGAGGCCCAGGAAGCGGCATCTTCGGGACGTGGCATGTGTTAGCAAAAAGGCCACATCGACATATCTAGGTTCGCATGGGGAATTGTCCCCCTCGTCGCTGGATATCTCGGGATAGTATCTACCTCTCGGCCAAACTCCCGTGGCTCCTATATCACCCATTCTGGACAGCGGACGTTGATGATGTCTGGCACAATACCATGGCGGCTCTGCACCGGGGAAAAGATGCAGACGAGATGGTTCGAGGAGACAGAACCTAAAAACAGGGACAGAGAAGGGAGACGGATCGTGCCTCGTCTTCGTCCCAAGTCTGAGGTGCGCCCTGGGAAACGCGGGACCCGAAAGAAGTGTAAAAGTGCCCGGTGGTGAGCAGCACCGAGAAACAGGAAGGCGGGCCCTTTGCCCTTTGGGGGTGCTTGGAGGGGGGCGGAGCTCCTGAACTGCATGGAGCTTCCCCCCCGGTCCACTGTGTCCTGATCTTCAACCCCGTGTCCCCCCCTATGAAAACATGCGCACACGGGGGCCGTTTGACCCCTTGGATTTGCTGTTCAGCAGGGGTGACGGAGTCTCGGGGCCACCTTGACAGCTGCAATCTGCGCTAACAACGTAATCGCCCAGTGAAGCGAGGGGCCGTTTTCAGAATCAAAAGACACCCCCTGTGAAGGCTGGGCGCTCATGTCTTATCGGTCAGACAAATTATGTCAGCTGTGTCCGATAAGATAAGAGCTATGACGAATGGTGGGCCTCGGCAACATGACTAACCGATTCGCGATATCGGTCGTCTATCGCAACAGCTCCCCAGGTCCCCCGACTGAGACCCAGCTCTGACCCCCCCAGGTCTGTGACACACAGCTTCCCAACCCCGTCTCAACCTCACCTTTGCAACTCAAGTTCCGAACTGAGGTATCGAACATCATGGCTGGAGCTCGTCGACTACAATTGGCCGGTTTGGCCCTGCTTGGTGGTGTGTCCGCCCTGCAGATGCAGATGCAGGTACCTGAGCAACAAGCGCCGATGATTGCCGACGATGCGCCTGTCGTCGCAACCTCCCCGTCCACcgcgtcctcgtcgtcttccaAGAAGCCCTTGGTCGAGACTGAGGCTCTTCAGGATACCATCAAGGCCGACAATCTGCTCGCGCGCGCAAAGGACCTCTACGATATCGCCAAGTTGGGAGAGGAGGAGTACAACCACCCCACGCGTGTCATTGGCAGCGATGGTACGACCGTCTCCCCAGCAACTCGCGATCTTTCGTGCTTACCAGTCGTATAGGTCACCTCGGAACTCTGGAGTACATCTACTTCGAGCTCGCGAAGCTGGGC
The DNA window shown above is from Colletotrichum lupini chromosome 7, complete sequence and carries:
- a CDS encoding ZIP Zinc transporter; protein product: MGDIGATGVWPRDAASWASIPTEFLLAELSKRHGPPVTNAEAAAAEATKPQCGSSRKESYDTALHIGALILILALSTISCGIPLLPRRTSKGRPQSIILFYCQHFGTGVLLATSFVHLLPTAFTSLTDPCLPFVFNKGYPQMAGLIAMVAALSVVALESYLATRGAGHSHSHSHEYEYWDDEEGTGHSAANTHAAGSLASHRHGSHRPEDISLDNMDSTQGLMAGASPLPSSTPTRAKANDSLANGRDSFDDDESDIDLDVDELDPTPADEPRRRSSPGIRPKITVTPGAPQIVTEEEQSKLLRQCLLLEGGILFHSVFIGMAISVATGPTFIVFLIAISFHQTFEGLALGSRIAAIQLPRSSARPWLMVLAFGGTTPLGQLIGLIVHNLYDPMSQTGLLMVGFMNAISAGLLLFAGLVQLLAEDFLSEKSYKILQGRKRLNAYMAVVGGASLMAIVGAFA